In the genome of Henningerozyma blattae CBS 6284 chromosome 5, complete genome, one region contains:
- the KGD1 gene encoding alpha-ketoglutarate dehydrogenase KGD1 (similar to Saccharomyces cerevisiae KGD1 (YIL125W); ancestral locus Anc_2.237) — protein MLRAVPLVSTKQVSKRILSSKLSTPSKLFGAALPSLRRNYAIGQDSFLSTSNAPYIEEMFENWKNDPTSVHSSWDAYFRNMSDLNIPASQAFQAPPTLVGTPTGNEDVPLGTGIGQNVNSNVMSHLKVQLLCRAYQVRGHLKAHIDPLGISFADDVTKPVPKELTLEYYGFTEKDLDQEITLGPGILPRYAKNGTTKLTLREIVANLEKLYCQSYGIEYTHIPSKLKCEWLRERIEIPNPYNYTIEQKKQILDRLTWATSFESFLSTKFPNDKRFGLEGLEAVVPGIKTLIDRAVEMGVEDVVLGMAHRGRLNVLSNVVRKPNESIFAEFKGSSPAKNAYEGSGDVKYHLGMNYQRPTTSGKFVNLSLVANPSHLEAQDPVVLGRTRSILESKHDLDNKTKAIGVLLHGDAAFSGQGVVYETMGFENLPEYSTGGTIHVITNNQIGFTTDPRFSRSTPYPSDLAKAIDAPIFHVNANDVEAVTFVFNLAAEWRNTFHSDAIIDIVGWRKHGHNETDQPAFTQPLMYQRISKQKNVFDVYKEKLIAEGSFTESAIEEHRKWVWGLFEDSFEKAKEYTPTSREWLTAAWEGFKSPKELATEILPQYPTNVDKDILDKIAGKISSWPENFEVHKNLKRILTTRGKTVATGEGIDWSTGEALAFGSLLLEGYNVRVSGEDVERGTFSQRHAVLHDQISERTYTPLKHLSNGQANFTISNSSLSEYGVMGFEYGYSLTSPDNLVMWEAQFGDFANTAQVITDQFIAGGEQKWKQRSGLVLSLPHGYDGQGPEHSSGRLERFLQLANEDPRYFPSPEKLQRQHQDCNFQVVYPTTPANLFHILRRQQHRQFRKPLALFFSKQLLRHPLARSKLSEFTDGGFQWIIEDAEHGKSIGTKEETKRLVLMSGQVYTALHKRRQELKDTATAFLKIEELHPFPFAQLRESLDSYPNLEEIVWCQEEPLNMGGWSYASPRLQTVLNETAKYKDAKIRYCGRNPSGAVAAGNKPLHLAEEDAFLRDVFLQD, from the coding sequence ATGTTAAGAGCTGTTCCACTAGTATCTACAAAACAAGTttctaaaagaattttGTCTTCTAAACTAAGCACACCTTCGAAATTGTTCGGTGCCGCTTTACCATCTTTAAGAAGAAATTATGCTATAGGTCAAGATTCTTTCTTATCTACAAGCAATGCTCCATACATTGAAGAAATGTTTGAAAATTGGAAGAATGATCCCACTTCAGTCCATTCTTCTTGGGATGCTTACTTCAGAAATATGTCTGATTTGAACATTCCTGCTTCTCAGGCTTTCCAAGCTCCTCCTACTTTGGTGGGAACCCCAACTGGTAATGAAGATGTACCTTTGGGCACTGGAATTGGCCAAAACGTCAATTCAAACGTCATGTCACATTTGAAAGTTCAATTGCTATGTAGAGCTTATCAAGTTAGAGGTCATTTGAAAGCTCATATTGATCCATTGGGTATTTCATTTGCTGATGATGTTACAAAGCCTGTCCCCAAGGAATTGACTCTTGAATACTACGGGTTTACCGAAAAGGATCTAGATCAAGAAATCACTTTGGGTCCTGGTATCCTACCAAGATATGCCAAGAATGGTACTACTAAATTAACTCTAAGAGAAATCGTGGctaatttggaaaaattatattgtcAATCTTATGGTATTGAATATACACATATCCCATCTAAGTTAAAATGTGAATGGCTAAGagaaagaattgaaatcCCAAATCCTTACAACTATACCATTGAACAAAAGAAGCAAATTTTGGATAGATTAACTTGGGCTACATCTTTTGAAAGTTTCCTTTCCACCAAATTCCCCAATGACAAGAGATTCGGGTTAGAAGGTTTAGAAGCTGTAGTTCCAGGTATCAAGACTTTGATTGATCGTGCTGTGGAAATGGGTGTCGAGGATGTTGTTCTTGGTATGGCTCATCGTGGTAGATTGAACGTTTTATCCAATGTGGTTCGTAAACCAAATGAATCTATCTTTGCTGAATTTAAAGGTAGCAGTCCAGCCAAAAATGCTTACGAAGGTTCCGGTGATGTCAAATATCATTTGGGTATGAATTATCAAAGACCAACCACTTCTGGtaaatttgttaatttatcattagtTGCCAATCCATCTCATTTAGAAGCTCAAGATCCAGTTGTTTTGGGTAGAACAAGATCTATCTTGGAAAGTAAGCATGATTTAGATAACAAAACTAAAGCTATTGGTGTTTTATTACATGGTGATGCTGCCTTTTCAGGCCAAGGTGTGGTTTATGAAACCATGGGATTTGAAAACTTACCTGAATATTCTACAGGTGGTACTATTCATGTTATTACCAACAACCAAATTGGGTTTACCACTGATCCAAGATTCTCTAGATCCACACCATATCCATCTGATTTAGCCAAAGCTATTGATGCCCCAATTTTCCATGTCAATGCCAACGATGTGGAGGCTGTTACTTTTGTGTTTAACTTGGCAGCAGAATGGAGAAACACATTCCATTCAGATGCCATCATTGATATTGTTGGTTGGAGAAAACATGGTCATAATGAAACTGATCAACCTGCATTCACTCAACCATTAATGTATCAAAGAATTTCTAAACAAAAGAATGTTTTCGATGTTTATaaggaaaaattaattgcaGAAGGATCCTTTACTGAAAGTGCTATTGAAGAACATAGAAAATGGGTTTGGGGCTTATTTGAAgattcttttgaaaaagcCAAAGAATATACTCCAACTTCAAGAGAATGGCTAACTGCTGCATGGGAAGGATTTAAATCACCAAAGGAATTAGCCACTGAAATCCTACCACAATATCCAACTAATGTAGATAAGGATATTTTGGATAAGATTGCCGGCAAGATCTCATCATGGCCAGAAAATTTCGAAGTTCATAAGAATTTAAAGAGAATTTTAACTACAAGAGGTAAAACTGTTGCCACTGGTGAAGGTATTGATTGGTCTACTGGTGAAGCCCTAGCGTTTGGTTccttattattagaaggTTATAATGTTAGAGTTAGTGGTGAAGATGTAGAAAGAGGTACATTTTCACAACGTCATGCAGTCTTACATGACCAAATTTCGGAAAGAACATATACTCCATTGAAACATTTATCTAATGGTCAAGCCAATTTCActatttctaattcttcattatctgAATATGGTGTTATGGGTTTTGAATATGGTTACTCCTTAACTTCACCAGATAATTTAGTAATGTGGGAAGCTCAATTTGGTGATTTTGCCAATACAGCTCAAGTTATTACAGATCAATTTATTGCTGGTGGTGAACAAAAATGGAAACAACGTTCCGGTTTAGTTCTTTCATTACCACATGGTTATGACGGTCAGGGACCTGAACATTCTTCAGGTAGATTGGAAAGATTCTTACAATTGGCTAATGAAGATCCAAGATATTTCCCAAGTCctgaaaaattacaacGTCAACATCAAGATTGTAACTTCCAAGTCGTCTACCCAACTACTCCAGCCAATTTATTCCATATCTTGAGAAGACAACAACATCGTCAATTCCGTAAACCATTGGCATTATTCTTCTCCAAACAATTGTTGCGTCATCCATTGGCCAGATCTAAGTTGAGTGAATTTACAGATGGTGGATTCCAATGGATTATCGAAGATGCAGAACATGGTAAGAGTATTGGTACTAAAGAGGAAACCAAACGTCTAGTATTGATGAGTGGTCAAGTTTATACTGCACTACATAAGAGACGTCAAGAATTGAAAGATACCGCTACCGCATTCTTAAAGATTGAAGAATTACATCCATTCCCATTTGCTCAATTACGTGAATCTCTAGATAGCTATCCAAACTTGGAAGAAATTGTTTGGTGTCAAGAAGAACCATTGAATATGGGAGGTTGGTCTTATGCATCTCCAAGATTACAAACCGTTTTGAACGAGACTGCCAAGTATAAGGATGCCAAGATTAGATACTGTGGTAGAAACCCAAGTGGTGCTGTTGCAGCAGGTAATAAGCCATTACATTTGGCTGAAGAAGATGCCTTTTTGAGAGATGTTTTCTTACAAGATTAA
- the TBLA0E03780 gene encoding SUN domain-containing protein (similar to Saccharomyces cerevisiae SIM1 (YIL123W) and SUN4 (YNL066W); ancestral locus Anc_2.239) gives MKFSTVVTLAAASSAVVSALPHKKRTTLNGHNHKRAIAIQYVYETVTVDEFGNTLITEAGAQPTVVALNENVVQGQATAAQAATTAAVESKVTTTLAPATTEQAQAQQEETTVASATSTQAASTPVATSQVASTPVAQSSSSSSGSGSIFGDLSAFSNPTEKFQDGTIPCDQFPSGQGVIPIDWMNQGGWSGIENADTSTGGSCQEGSYCSYACQPGMSKTQWPSNQPADGRSVGGLLCKNGYLYRSNPDADYLCEWGTDSAMIVSELDQGVAICRTDYPGTENMVIPSFVEAGQSLPLTVVDEDNYYMWRGQKTSAQYYVNNAGVSVEDGCIWGTPGSGVGNWSPLNFGAGSTNGITYLSLIPNPNNRSPLNFNVKIVASEGATVNGDCSYENGSFNGNSDGCTVAVTNGVANFVLYN, from the coding sequence ATGAAATTCTCTACTGTTGTCACTTTAGCTGCCGCCTCTTCCGCAGTCGTCTCTGCCTTGCCACACAAGAAACGTACCACTTTAAACGGCCATAACCACAAGAGAGCTATTGCTATCCAATATGTTTATGAAACTGTTACTGTCGATGAATTTGGTAACACTTTAATCACTGAAGCTGGTGCTCAACCAACTGTTGTTGCCTTGAATGAAAACGTCGTTCAAGGTCAAGCTACTGCTGCTCAAGCCGCCACTACTGCCGCTGTTGAATCTAAAGTCACCACTACTTTAGCTCCGGCCACCACTGAACAAGCTCAAGCTCAACAAGAAGAAACTACTGTTGCTTCAGCTACTTCTACTCAAGCTGCATCTACTCCAGTTGCTACTTCTCAAGTTGCTTCCACTCCAGTTGCTCAATCCTCTTCAAGTTCTTCAGGCTCTGGTTCCATCTTTGGTGATTTATCTGCCTTCTCCAATCCAACTGAAAAATTCCAAGATGGTACCATTCCATGTGACCAATTCCCATCTGGTCAAGGTGTTATTCCAATTGATTGGATGAACCAAGGTGGTTGGTCTGGTATTGAAAATGCTGACACTTCTACTGGTGGTTCTTGCCAAGAAGGTTCATATTGTTCTTATGCTTGTCAACCAGGTATGTCCAAGACTCAATGGCCATCCAACCAACCTGCCGATGGTAGATCTGTTGGTGGGTTATTATGTAAGAATGGTTACTTATACCGTTCTAACCCTGATGCCGATTACTTATGTGAATGGGGTACTGATTCCGCCATGATCGTTAGTGAATTAGATCAAGGTGTTGCCATCTGTAGAACCGATTACCCTGGTACTGAAAACATGGTTATCCCATCCTTTGTCGAAGCTGGTCAATCTTTACCATTGACTGTCGTTGATGAAGACAATTATTACATGTGGAGAGGTCAAAAGACTTCTGCTCAATACTACGTTAACAATGCTGGTGTTTCTGTTGAAGATGGTTGTATTTGGGGTACCCCAGGATCTGGTGTTGGTAATTGGTCTCCATTGAACTTTGGTGCTGGTTCCACTAATGGTATTACTTACCTATCTTTGATTCCAAATCCAAACAACAGATCTCCTTTGAATTTCAATGTCAAGATTGTCGCATCTGAAGGTGCTACCGTAAACGGCGATTGTTCTTACGAAAATGGTAGTTTCAACGGTAACAGCGATGGTTGTACCGTTGCTGTTACTAACGGTGTTGCCAACTTCGTCTTGTACAATTGA
- the TBLA0E03790 gene encoding MFS transporter (similar to Saccharomyces cerevisiae QDR2 (YIL121W); ancestral locus Anc_2.241): MLVNILNKQNDDTTKQQNTTNTIANLKVSSQLDFDESDQVTYNPVSFEKDSIEIPTDDDDDEEGNHHDTTNGMYKTKSQNRDEPDIDSPPYSWFDKKEKAFLVVQCAFTGLLSSLAGSIYYPVLSVLEVKFHITEEQINISVVVYYVFQAVSPTLMGGLADSLGRRPVIITSVFLYFCACIGLACCNNYSQLIGLRCLQATGISPVIAVNSGLMGDVTTKAERGGYMGLVSGTQVLGTAFGALIGAALFSRWGWRSIFWFLVIGSGVCLVLSLFILPETKRTVVGNGSITPKSYLNKSPLLAIPYYRRKLHLNSPDYSTLEKGTKVSLWAPFTVMKQWDISLILLVAGIQFATWTTHQTALTTALAKDYHFSVVIIGVCFLPSGICTMVSVLLTGRYLNWLYNRKLNKHKIWYEKQRQLLLSENNNDEKLVYDIMHRDSTYVFNLYSARLQPAFVTLFGSCAGFCAFGWCIDVHAPVAAVLCMSGFGSLFANCVLTMSTTLMVDLFPSKASTATGCLNLFRCALSAIFIACLTRMVNHMSYGGVFPFYQG, encoded by the coding sequence ATGCtggtaaatattttaaacaagCAAAATGACGATACAACAAAGCAACAGAACACCACAAATACTATTGCTAACTTAAAAGTATCATCTCAATTGGATTTCGATGAATCCGACCAAGTTACATATAATCCTGTAAGTTTCGAAAAGGATTCTATAGAAATACCCACagatgacgatgatgatgaagaggGAAATCATCATGACACAACAAATGGTATGTACAAGACAAAATCACAAAACAGAGATGAACCAGATATAGATTCTCCACCTTATTCATGGTTCGATAAGAAGGAAAAGGCCTTCTTGGTGGTTCAATGTGCTTTCACAGGTTTACTTTCCTCGTTAGCTGGGTCTATTTATTATCCTGTTCTATCAGTCTTGGAAGTAAAATTCCATATTACTGAAGaacaaattaatatctCAGTGGTTGTATATTACGTGTTTCAAGCTGTTTCACCAACTTTAATGGGGGGGCTTGCTGATTCTTTGGGGAGAAGACCTGTCATTATAACTTCTGTTTTCCTTTATTTCTGTGCATGCATTGGGTTAGCTTgttgtaataattattcGCAATTGATTGGTTTAAGATGCTTACAAGCAACTGGTATTTCACCAGTGATTGCTGTTAATAGTGGGTTAATGGGTGATGTTACAACAAAGGCTGAAAGAGGTGGATATATGGGCCTTGTATCTGGTACTCAAGTCCTAGGGACTGCGTTTGGTGCTTTAATTGGTGCTGCTCTTTTCTCGAGATGGGGGTGGAGATCTATCTTTTGGTTTTTAGTTATTGGTTCAGGTGTTTGTCTagtattatctttattcaTCTTGCCTGAAACTAAAAGAACTGTAGTAGGTAATGGATCCATCACTCCAAAGagttatttaaataaatcacCATTATTAGCTATACCTTATTATAGAAGGAAATTACATCTAAATTCTCCTGATTATTCCACTCTTGAGAAAGGTACAAAAGTAAGCTTATGGGCTCCATTCACAGTTATGAAGCAATGGGATATTtctttgatattattagtcGCTGGTATTCAATTTGCAACTTGGACCACTCATCAAACCGCGTTGACAACAGCTTTGGCAAAGGATTACCATTTTTCAGTGGTAATTATTGGTGTATGTTTCTTACCTTCAGGGATTTGTACCATGGTTAGTGTTTTATTAACAGGAagatatttgaattggCTATACAAtagaaaattgaataaacaTAAAATATGGTATGAAAAACAAAGACAACTGTTATTAAGTGAAAACAATAAcgatgaaaaattagtcTATGATATCATGCATAGGGATTCTACTTATGTTTTCAACCTTTACAGTGCAAGATTACAGCCTGCCTTTGTAACTTTATTTGGTAGTTGTGCTGGATTTTGTGCCTTTGGTTGGTGCATCGACGTACATGCTCCAGTGGCTGCTGTGTTGTGTATGAGTGGATTTGGCTCCTTATTTGCTAATTGTGTTTTAACAATGTCTACCACATTAATGGTAGATTTATTTCCTTCAAAGGCATCTACAGCTACAGGATGTTTGAACCTTTTCAGATGTGCATTATCGGCCATCTTCATCGCTTGTTTAACAAGAATGGTAAACCATATGTCCTACGGTGGtgtttttcctttttatcAGGGTTAA
- the TBLA0E03800 gene encoding MFS transporter (similar to Saccharomyces cerevisiae AQR1 (YNL065W) and QDR1 (YIL120W); ancestral locus Anc_2.242), translated as MVSKLLENNNNKLSKNSIMEDNWNSHSQISLSNNGLIPTDEESDMDSYNPITFDQDSVEIDKLDEPIDTTSLYKTKSGQHNEPTLDEPPYSRFGRKEKIFLVIQCAFTGLFSSIAGSIYYPVLSVMEKEFYITEEQVNVSVVVYFIFQALSPTLMGGLADSLGRRPVVLSSIVLYFCACIGLARCTNYSQLIGLRCLQAAGISPVIAVNSGIMGDVTTKAERGGYMGLVSGTQVLGTAFGALIGAGLSSRWSWRSIFWFLVIGSGICLIVSIIVLPETKRTVAGNGSITPKSYLNRAPILTLPSVRRKLHLDSPEYSTLEKKNKVNLLAPFSVMKDAEVCCLLLVAGLQYATWTTHQTALTTALAKDYHLHVAIIGVCFLPSGICTMISVVTTGRYLNWIYSKKLAAHKAWFEEQRKELLKQNNNNIRYVEDLMTNDPTYTFNIYKARLQPALATLVCSSAGFCAFGWCVDVHAPLAAVLCMSGFGSLFSNCILTMSTTLIVDLFPSKASTATGCLNLFRCSLSAIFIACLTKMVKHMTYGGVFTFLTSITGLSAFLLLIPISMGKQLTHKKQLENAKLLKMDHIEPLGNDEDSNISIQEQYDKHSLK; from the coding sequence atggtttccaaattattagaaaataataataacaaactttcaaaaaattctatAATGGAAGATAATTGGAACAGTCATTCGCAAATTTctctttcaaataatggGTTGATTCCAACTGATGAAGAATCAGATATGGATTCTTATAACCCAATTACATTTGATCAAGATTCCGtagaaattgataaattggATGAACCCATTGATACAACTTCATTATATAAGACCAAATCGGGACAACATAACGAGCCTACTTTAGACGAACCTCCATATTCAAGATTTGGTAGAAAGGAGAAAATATTCTTAGTCATTCAATGTGCATTTACAGGCTTATTCTCTTCAATAGCAGGCTCTATTTATTACCCAGTCTTGTCAGTAATGGAAAAGGAGTTCTATATTACCGAAGAACAAGTGAATGTTTCTGTGGTTGTGtatttcattttccaaGCATTATCACCAACTCTAATGGGGGGGCTGGCAGATTCGTTAGGAAGAAGACCAGTGGTTCtttcttcaattgttttatatttttgtgCTTGTATAGGTTTGGCTCGTTGTACTAATTATTCTCAATTAATTGGTTTAAGATGTTTACAAGCAGCTGGGATTTCTCCGGTTATTGCCGTAAATAGTGGTATTATGGGTGATGTTACAACAAAGGCTGAAAGAGGTGGATATATGGGCCTTGTATCTGGTACTCAAGTCCTAGGGACTGCGTTTGGTGCTTTAATTGGTGCTGGTCTTTCTTCTAGATGGAGTTGGAGATCTATCTTTTGGTTTTTAGTTATTGGTTCCGGTATATGTTTAATAGTCtctattattgttttacCAGAGACAAAGAGAACAGTTGCTGGTAACGGTTCTATTACTCCAAAAAGTTATTTAAATAGAGCACCAATTTTAACTTTACCTTCAGTAAGAAGAAAATTACATTTAGATTCACCAGAATATTCTACcttagaaaagaaaaataaagtgAATCTATTAGCCCCATTTTCTGTCATGAAAGATGCAGAGGTTTGTTGTTTATTACTGGTGGCTGGGCTACAATATGCTACTTGGACTACTCATCAAACTGCTTTAACTACAGCACTAGCTAAAGATTATCATCTACATGTGGCAATTATTGGTGTTTGCTTTTTACCTTCTGGTATTTGTACCATGATTAGTGTTGTTACCACGGGGAGATACTTAAACTGGATATATTCAAAGAAATTAGCTGCTCATAAAGCTTGGTTTGAAGAACAAAggaaagaattattaaagcaaaataataataatataaggTATGTGGAAGATCTAATGACAAATGATCCAACTTATACTTTTAACATTTATAAGGCAAGATTGCAACCTGCTTTAGCCACTTTAGTTTGCAGTAGTGCTGGGTTTTGTGCTTTTGGCTGGTGTGTTGATGTACATGCTCCATTAGCTGCTGTGTTGTGTATGAGTGGATTTGGTTCATTATTTTCGAATTGTATTTTAACTATGTCTACTACATTGATTGTGGATTTATTCCCTTCAAAGGCCTCGACTGCTACTGGTTGTTTAAATCTTTTCAGATGCTCTTTATCAGCCATTTTCATTGCTTGCTTGACTAAGATGGTAAAACATATGACATATGGCGGTGTTTTCACCTTTTTAACTTCAATTACTGGTTTATCAgcattcttattattaattccaATTAGTATGGGTAAACAATTAACACacaaaaaacaattagaaaatgctaaattattgaaaatggaTCATATTGAACCATTAGGAAACGATGAAGATTCTAACATTTCAATTCAAGAACAATACGATAaacattctttaaaataa
- the YDJ1 gene encoding type I HSP40 co-chaperone YDJ1 (similar to Saccharomyces cerevisiae YDJ1 (YNL064C); ancestral locus Anc_2.243), which produces MVKDTKFYDILGVSPTASESEIKKGYRKAALKYHPDKNPTAEAAEKFKECSAAYEVLSDPEKRDVYDQYGEEGLSSGGPGGPGGFGGFGGFGDDIFSQFFGGGASQRPRGPQKGRDIKHEIAATLEELYKGRTAKLALNKQILCKSCEGRGGKADAVKKCSSCGGQGIKFVTKQMGPMIQRFQTECDVCHGTGDIIDPKGRCKSCHGKKIANERKILEVKIEPGMKDGQRIVFKGESDQAPDIIPGDVVFVVNEKPHKHFQRSGNDLVYLAEIDLLTAIAGGEFALEHVSGEWLKIAIVAGEVIAPGAKKVIEGKGMPILKYGGYGNLIIQFNIKFPENHFTDESNLKKLEEILPPRNKVTIPAKAEVEECVLADYDPAKYRTSNGRGQSYDSDDEDAHGGAEGVQCASQ; this is translated from the coding sequence ATGGTCAAGGATACTAAGTTTTATGATATTCTAGGTGTTTCTCCTACTGCTTCTGAATCTGAAATTAAGAAAGGTTATAGAAAAGCTGCTTTAAAATACCATCCAGATAAGAATCCAACTGCAGAAGCtgctgaaaaatttaaagaatgttCTGCTGCTTATGAAGTGTTGTCCGATCCTGAAAAGAGAGATGTGTATGATCAATATGGTGAAGAAGGTTTGTCGAGTGGTGGTCCAGGTGGTCCAGGTGGTTTTGGTGGTTTTGGTGGTTTTGGTGATGATATTTTCTCCCAATTTTTTGGTGGTGGTGCTTCACAAAGACCAAGAGGTCCACAAAAGGGTAGAGATATCAAACATGAGATCGCTGCCACCTTGGAGGAACTGTATAAAGGTAGGACTGCCAAGTTGGCTTTGAACAAGCAAATCCTATGTAAATCTTGTGAAGGTCGTGGTGGTAAGGCTGATGCTGTGAAAAAATGTTCTAGTTGTGGTGGTCAAGGTATTAAATTCGTTACAAAACAAATGGGTCCGATGATTCAAAGATTCCAGACAGAATGTGATGTTTGTCATGGTACTGGTGATATCATCGATCCAAAAGGTCGTTGTAAGAGTTGTCATGGTAAGAAAATCGCtaatgaaagaaaaattttggaAGTTAAGATTGAACCAGGTATGAAAGATGGTCAAAGAATCGTTTTCAAGGGAGAATCAGATCAAGCTCCTGATATTATCCCAGGTGATGTCGTCTTTGTCGTTAATGAAAAACCACATAAGCATTTCCAAAGATCTGGTAATGATCTAGTATACTTGGCTGAAATCGACTTATTAACTGCTATTGCTGGTGGTGAATTTGCTCTTGAACATGTCTCTGGTGAATGGTTAAAAATTGCCATTGTCGCAGGTGAAGTTATTGCTCCAGGTGCTAAGAAAGTCATTGAAGGTAAAGGTATGCCAATTCTTAAATATGGTGGTTATGGCAACTtgattattcaatttaatattaaattccCAGAAAACCACTTCACTGATGAAAGCAATCTAaagaaattagaagaaatcTTACCACCAAGAAATAAAGTTACAATCCCAGCTAAAGCTGAAGTTGAAGAATGTGTATTAGCTGATTATGATCCTGCTAAATATAGAACAAGTAATGGTAGAGGTCAAAGTTATGACTCTGACGATGAAGATGCTCATGGTGGTGCTGAAGGTGTCCAATGTGCTTCtcaatga